The following nucleotide sequence is from uncultured Draconibacterium sp..
CTTGACCCTAACTCCACCCAGTGATAAATATGATGGTAACGTTGAAAGCGACCGTTATATCGTTTGGCCCGACCAAAACCGGATAAATATTCCGCTCGAACTGTTTACCAACCTGAAACTGGAACGCAACGATGCCATGAGAGTAGAAGGCTCAGCCATTTCGATGCAGGACGTTTTTGAAGGCTCACACACAAACTGGAACGACGGTAAAAACCGGGTGAAAGTAAAAGGTAGCCCTAACCTGAGTAATGTTGAGGTGTTTATGATGGGCGTTCGCAACAAAAGAGGGCAGGTAAACACCGGACCAAAATCAGTGATTGTTTGGGCTAACGAATTACGCCTTACCGATTTTGATGATGAAGGTGGCTGGGCAGCTAACGCACGTGTTTCAACCCGTTTGGCCGACTTGGGTAGCGTGGTGGTTGCCGGACGTAAACGTACCGCGGGTTTCGGTAGTATCGACGAAAATATTAACAGCAGGATGATCGACGACCTGGATGAAATAGATGTATCTGCATCTATCGACTGGGGACGTTTCTTCCCTGAAAGAGCCGGCGTGCGTATTCCGATGTACTATGGCTACTCTAACAGTACAGCAACACCAAAATACGATCCGATAAACCCGGATATTGAGTTAAAAGAATCGCTGTCTCACGCACGAACCAACAGTGAAAAGGATTCGATAAAAAATATATCGCAGGATGTGATTGAGCGAAAAAGCCTCAACTTTACCAACGTAAAGGTGGAGCCGCAGCGCCAAAAAGAGAAAACACATTTGTGGGATCCGGAAAACTTTGCTGTTACCTATTCGTACAACGAAACTTCGAAACGGAACATTACAACGGAGTACAACGTGAATAGAACGCACCGTTTTATGTTCTCGTACAACTACAGCAACCGACCAAAATTAATTCAGCCGTTTAGCAAAGTTCAGTTGCTGCAAAAAGGACCTTTAAAATTAATCGGCGACTTCAATTTCTATCCGTTGCCAACACAAATTTCATATCGTACCGATTTATATCGTAAGTACCACGAGCGTCAGTCAAGAAATATTACCAATCCGAACCTGATTCTTCCGGCTACCTTCGACAAGGATTTCCTTTGGAACCGTTATCTTGATATCCGCTACGATGTTACCCGTTCGCTGAAAGTCGATTTCTCATCACGCGGAACCTCACGAATTGATGAACCCGAAGGCCGGATTAATAAAAACGACGACGATTACGAATGGAAGCGCGACTCCATTCTTACAAACCTGTGGAATTTAGGACGGCCAACGGTTTACAACCACAGTTTTAATGCCACTTACCAAGTGCCTATCCGAAGTATTAAAGCATTGAATTTTATGAGCGGAACCGTTCGCTACTCGGGAACATACGAGTGGGCTGCCGGATCGTTAACCAACGACGACATTAACATTGGAAATATAATAACCAACTCGCGAAACCTTACACTTACCGGTAACGCCAACTTCCAAACCCTGTTTAACAAGGTATCCTATTTTAAAGAAGTCGACCAAAAATTCAGGAGGACAGGACGTGGACGTGGCAGCCTCAACAGCCGGAGTACAAGAGGAAGAACGAACCAGCAAACTCAGCCTTTGCAACGAAAACAGGAAGAAACATTTAGCAGAAGTGCAAAATTCACGGCCGACAAAGGCCAACAATTTGCCCACAAGCTAAATACCAAAAAAGTAAAAGTTCTGGTTACCGATGTAGATGGCAAAACTGTTCCGGGAAGAACAAATATTATTGATGCCAATACTATCGAATTTGTTCCATCGGTTGACGTACAGCAGGCAATGCTTACCGTTACCGGGAAACGCGGCGACCAGACGCTCTTTAAAGATGTATTGGATTTGACCACTCGTATGGTTATCGGAATCCGCACGTTCTCTGTAAACTACAGTAAAAACGGAGGCACCGTATTACCGGGTTTCCTTCCTGAACCGGCACTGTTTGGCACAGGAAAATTTAGTGGCGATCCGGAATGGGGAACACAAACACTCGATCCAAAACTGGCTCCGGGACTTCCGTTCCTGTTTGGTTGGCAAGACCGCGACTTTCCGAAAAAAGCTGCAGAAAATGGCTGGCTGACCATCGATTCAACATTAAATCAACCATTCCAGATTATGGAAAACGAGCGGATTAATTTGCGTGTGCTGTGGGAGCCTCTCCCCGACCTGCGCATTGATTTAACAGCCAACCGCTCAATATCAAAAAATATTACTGAGTTCTACAATTACGATACAAACTCCGGCAGTTTTGTTGCTAACAGCTATTCCGAAAGCGGAAACTTTAGTATGTCGACACTCACTTTGGGAACTGCCTTCTTCAAAATAGGAAAAGAAGAAGTAACCAGCTCCGATGCTTTTGAGAATATGAAAGAATACCGACAGGTAATTGCACATCGATTGGCTGACCAACGTGGAACAAGTGCAGGATATGATCCATCTGCTCCAAACGAAAAATACCCAGGTTATCCTGATGGTTATGGGCCAAACTCGGTTGAGGTGCTTGTTCCGGCATTCCTGGCAGCTTATCAGAATAAAAGTCCTGAAGATGTTTCACTGGGCTTGTTTCCTTCATTAAAATATATCCGCCCGAACTGGAGCATTCGCTACGAAGGAATGGTATCGCGAATTCCGGGGTTGAATAACGTAATGCGTTCGTTGAATTTCCAACATACCTACCGTTCAACCTACAACGTTGGATCGTATGCTACCAACCTGAATTTTATTGCTGCCGAAGATGGCTACACGATGGTGCGTGACCTGGCCGATAACTTTGTTCCGGCATACGATTTTAATACCGTAAGTATCGTTGAGGCTTTCAATCCGCTGATCAATATCGACATTATGTGGCTGAACGATTTTACTACCCGCGGAGAGATTAAACGTGCACGAAACCTGAACCTGTCGTTATCGAATAACCAACTTACAGAGATACTGAGCAACGAATATACTTTAGGATTAGGCTACCGATTTACACGAATGGATCTGATTATTAAAACAAAGAATTCGCAACAAGCTTACTCTAATGATTTAAATGTCCGTGCTGATATTTCGTACCGTAAAACAAAAACACTTTTACGCCAGTTAGACGATGACAGCAACCAGATTACGGCAGGACAAGGAAACTTTACCTTAAAAACCTATGCCGACTACCGCTTGAGCGATAAGTTCGAAATGCGTGTGTACTACGATCGTATTATTAACGATCCGTTTACTTCGCTATCGTACCGTACAACCAATGCAAATTTTGGAGTAAGTTTCCGTTTCACGCTGGCGAACTAATTGTTAAACCAACTTTATTTGAGAAATAGTTTTTTGAAGCTTCTGGCAACAATATTTTGTTTTTTCAAAAAAAACGTTTTTCTTGCAGAAGATTAAAATTAAAAAATGCAAAAAATAAATACAATATGGCTTCCGTGGTGGGGTCTTCTTACGTAAGTTAGGAGTTAAGAGCCATATTGCTATTTTTAAAGATATCACTGGCCTGCTTCTAACAAGAGCAGGTTTTTTTATGCAATAGATTAAATATTATGAGAACAAACAATAACATTTGGTGGTGGCGTAGCAACTTTTTACAAATATCGTGAAGAGAGGATACGTCATTGCATAAATTAAAAGCGGCTCATCGAATTTCACGATGAGCCGTTTTTTGTTTAAAGAAGAATAGAAAAAGCACCCCTCCTAACCTCCCCGAAGGGGAGGAAATTTCCCCCTTCGGGGGATAAAGGGGGTCTAAGAATAAACAAAGAACAAAACAAAAAATACAAAATGGAAAAACTCAATTTTAAACCTGTCGTACGTAAAATACTTGCCGACACCGTAACTCCGGTTAGCATTTATTTACGACTTCGCACGCTTTATCCTAAGTCGATATTGCTGGAAAGCTCCGATTACCACGGAGTGGAGAATGCTTACTCATTTATTGCTTTTAACCCAATTGCCAATTTTAAAGTAACAAACGGAGAGGTTGGCATCGATTTACCTGGCCGAGAGCAAGAAAATTTTAGTCTTTCGCCCGAAAAAAAGTTACATGATGAATTGGACAAGTTTTTCAAAACATTTAATGTTGATTCAGATGAAATTGAATTGCCGGCCAATGGTTTATTTGGTTACCTGAATTTCGATGCCATTCAACATTTCGAAAGCATCCGTTTTTCATCGCCAAAAACTGAAGAATATCAAACGCCGGAAGTACATTACAGCTTTTATAAGTATGTAGTTGCTATCGATCACCACAAAAACCAAATCCACATTGTAGAGAACTTGCTGGAAAGCGAAGAGTCGCAAATGGATTACGTTCATCATTTGTTGGTGAATCTCAACTTTTCAACTGCAAGTTTTGATGTGCGTGGCGAAGAGAAATCTAATATCACCGACGAAGAATACAGACAAATGGTCACCAAAGGCAAAGAGCACTGTTACCGTGGCGATGTTTTCCAGATCGTACTGAGTCGCCAGTTCTCGCAGGAATTTGTTGGCGACAATTTTAATGTTTACCGGGCACTTCGTTCGATAAATCCATCGCCTTACCTGTTCTATTTCGACTACGGCACTTACAGTATTTTTGGCTCAAGCCCGGAAGCTGAAATCAGAATTAAAGACAATAAAGCATATATTCACCCCATTGCCGGAACGTTTAAACGAACCGGTAACGATGATCAGGATCGAGAGTTGGCTGAAAAGCTGAGCAAAGATCCAAAAGAAAATGCCGAGCACGTGATGTTGGTGGACCTTGCCCGTAACGATTTGAGCAGAAATGCTGATAACGTAGTTGTTGAAACATATCGCGAGGTGCAATTCTTTTCGCATGTAATTCACCTGGTTTCGCAGGTTTCGGGCGAAATAACCGACGATACCAACCTGATTAAAGTATTGGGAGAAACATTCCCGGCAGGAACACTTTCGGGTGCACCAAAGTATAAAGCCATGGAACTGATCGACAAATACGAGAACCAGAACCGTGGTTATTACGGTGGTTGCATTGGATACCTGGGTTTTGATAATTCGGTGAACCATGCGATTATGATTCGTTCGTTTTTGAGCAAAAATAAAAAACTGTTTTACCAGGCAGGTGCCGGAATTGTCGCCGACTCTCAAGAAGAAAGTGAATTACAGGAAGTGAATAACAAACTGGCGGCCCTAAAAAAGGCCATTGAAATGGCTAAAGGAATTAACTAAAAACATGAAATGATGAACATATTAGTTATCGATAATTACGACTCATTTACCTACAACCTGGTACATGCCATAAAGAAAATTTCCGGAGAGCCTGTTGATGTGTTTCGCAACGATCAGATTGAGTTGGAGGAGATTGACAAATACGATAAAATAGTTCTTTCTCCGGGTCCCGGTATTCCTGAAGAAGCAGGTCTTTTACTCGACATTATAAAAGCCTACGCGCCAACGAAAAGTATGCTGGGCGTTT
It contains:
- a CDS encoding chorismate-binding protein; this encodes MEKLNFKPVVRKILADTVTPVSIYLRLRTLYPKSILLESSDYHGVENAYSFIAFNPIANFKVTNGEVGIDLPGREQENFSLSPEKKLHDELDKFFKTFNVDSDEIELPANGLFGYLNFDAIQHFESIRFSSPKTEEYQTPEVHYSFYKYVVAIDHHKNQIHIVENLLESEESQMDYVHHLLVNLNFSTASFDVRGEEKSNITDEEYRQMVTKGKEHCYRGDVFQIVLSRQFSQEFVGDNFNVYRALRSINPSPYLFYFDYGTYSIFGSSPEAEIRIKDNKAYIHPIAGTFKRTGNDDQDRELAEKLSKDPKENAEHVMLVDLARNDLSRNADNVVVETYREVQFFSHVIHLVSQVSGEITDDTNLIKVLGETFPAGTLSGAPKYKAMELIDKYENQNRGYYGGCIGYLGFDNSVNHAIMIRSFLSKNKKLFYQAGAGIVADSQEESELQEVNNKLAALKKAIEMAKGIN